In Geopsychrobacter electrodiphilus DSM 16401, a single window of DNA contains:
- a CDS encoding sensor histidine kinase: MSQDLQDPALQVKKNNRRYREWFLLAVVATIIAFLPKIENHLFEISSKLALSNSIVALSLINLNVLLVLLFLFLILRNIFKLFIERRKGVPGAKLRSKLVGAFIALSLIPTMLLFFVSAGFITTSIDNWFNRQVDSALDESLEVALTYYRNSEATALYFADQLAKRIKQDKLINEENLPQLKALIKEKQEEYNLGIVEVFSSTQEELVRVANPKLPIIEITTANSDPVKEGLQGSKFSQITPVGKADLIRGIVPIFSNWDPADIVGVVVVNHYVPYSLINKMKEISSSVEQYKTTKLVKTQIQQSYIVVLLLIALIIIFLATWFGFHLARGITVPIQDLAEATSRVAAGDLDIHLETRSTDEISTLVTAFNKMTSDLREGRSLVEEANRDLQRSNIELERRRNYMAIILANVTAGIISVDRYGRLTTANKSAEKLLRFTASEVIGKDFREVVPANYLPPVKELLKELFQTEKDSIKQQLSLPFGNDTITLLVNLTTLKNEQGDFMGTVVVFDDLTGLVKAQRMAAWREVARRIAHEIKNPLTPVQLSAQRLRRRYLQHFSKEDTVFDECTQMIITQVDELKKLVNEFSNFARMPATNPAPCNLNDIIEETLVLYQEGHKQIKFNFTREPVMPTANLDREQLKRVMINLIENAVAASDNQGQIDIETSYNSDLQIITLSVADQGCGIPPEDKERLFEPYFSTKKSGTGLGLAIVSTIISDHNGYIRVRNNFPQGAKFTIELPVIKPQST, from the coding sequence ATGTCTCAGGATCTGCAGGATCCAGCGTTACAGGTAAAAAAAAACAACCGCCGCTATCGTGAATGGTTCCTGCTGGCTGTCGTTGCAACTATTATTGCTTTTTTACCTAAGATTGAAAATCATCTTTTTGAGATTTCTTCAAAACTGGCACTCTCCAACAGCATCGTTGCGCTCTCATTAATCAACCTGAATGTCCTACTTGTCTTACTCTTTCTTTTTTTAATTTTACGTAATATTTTCAAATTGTTTATTGAAAGACGTAAGGGAGTTCCTGGCGCCAAACTACGCAGTAAACTTGTCGGGGCTTTCATTGCACTCTCATTGATCCCGACTATGTTGTTGTTTTTTGTTTCGGCCGGATTTATCACCACCAGTATCGATAACTGGTTCAACCGACAAGTTGATTCAGCTCTTGATGAGTCACTGGAGGTTGCGCTGACCTACTACCGGAACTCAGAAGCGACTGCCCTTTATTTCGCTGATCAATTAGCCAAGCGAATCAAGCAGGATAAACTTATAAACGAAGAAAACTTGCCACAGCTCAAGGCTTTAATTAAAGAGAAACAGGAGGAATATAACTTGGGCATTGTCGAGGTTTTCTCTTCAACCCAAGAGGAATTAGTTCGGGTCGCTAATCCCAAACTTCCAATTATTGAAATCACCACCGCAAATTCAGATCCAGTTAAAGAAGGCTTACAGGGGAGTAAATTTTCTCAAATTACCCCCGTGGGGAAAGCTGACCTGATTCGCGGAATTGTTCCGATCTTTTCAAACTGGGACCCCGCCGATATCGTCGGCGTTGTGGTCGTTAACCACTATGTCCCTTATTCTCTTATCAATAAGATGAAGGAAATTTCAAGTTCCGTTGAACAATACAAGACGACTAAATTGGTCAAGACCCAGATTCAGCAAAGTTACATCGTCGTCTTATTACTTATTGCGCTCATTATCATCTTTCTGGCGACATGGTTTGGCTTCCATCTCGCGCGCGGCATCACGGTGCCGATTCAGGACCTCGCGGAAGCAACAAGCCGTGTCGCCGCTGGCGACTTAGATATTCACCTCGAAACCCGCAGCACCGACGAAATAAGCACACTGGTTACTGCTTTTAACAAGATGACTTCCGACCTCCGAGAAGGGCGGAGTTTGGTTGAAGAGGCCAACCGGGACCTGCAACGATCGAATATTGAGCTCGAACGACGTCGTAATTATATGGCTATAATTTTAGCCAATGTTACGGCAGGGATCATCTCAGTTGATCGCTATGGGCGATTAACTACCGCTAACAAGTCAGCCGAAAAACTTTTGCGCTTTACCGCATCAGAAGTGATTGGGAAGGATTTCCGTGAAGTCGTTCCAGCCAATTATCTTCCACCAGTGAAAGAACTTCTTAAAGAACTATTTCAAACTGAAAAGGACAGCATCAAACAACAACTCTCCTTACCTTTTGGCAACGACACCATCACCCTCCTCGTGAATCTTACGACCCTCAAGAACGAGCAAGGGGACTTTATGGGAACAGTTGTTGTATTTGATGACTTGACTGGACTCGTCAAAGCACAAAGGATGGCAGCATGGCGGGAGGTCGCCAGACGTATAGCTCACGAAATAAAAAACCCTCTCACCCCGGTACAACTCTCGGCTCAAAGGTTAAGACGCCGCTATCTTCAACATTTCAGCAAAGAAGATACTGTTTTTGATGAATGTACTCAGATGATTATTACTCAGGTTGATGAACTCAAAAAGTTAGTTAATGAGTTTTCAAACTTTGCACGCATGCCAGCAACCAATCCTGCTCCTTGCAACCTCAATGACATTATCGAAGAGACCCTGGTCCTCTATCAGGAAGGACACAAACAAATCAAATTCAACTTCACTAGAGAGCCAGTGATGCCGACCGCCAATCTGGACCGGGAGCAATTGAAACGTGTTATGATCAATCTCATAGAAAATGCGGTCGCAGCCAGTGACAACCAAGGACAAATAGATATCGAAACCTCCTATAACAGCGATTTACAGATCATTACACTATCGGTTGCTGATCAAGGATGTGGAATCCCCCCCGAAGATAAAGAACGACTATTTGAACCCTATTTTTCGACAAAAAAATCGGGGACGGGCCTTGGATTAGCTATTGTCTCAACCATCATATCGGACCACAACGGCTACATCCGCGTCCGCAACAACTTCCCGCAAGGAGCGAAGTTTACGATCGAACTCCCTGTGATTAAACCGCAATCAACCTGA
- a CDS encoding sigma-54-dependent transcriptional regulator, protein METILIVDDEESIRLSLEGILQDEGYRTLFAGNGEDAIRMAQEEDPDLILLDIWMPGIDGIEALSRIKELRPHQSIIMMSGHGNIETAVKATHLGAYDFIEKPLSLEKILLSIQNAMKVGQLLAENQALKAKINKTHDMIGASIPILRLKKQIDIAAPSNGWVLITGENGTGKELVARAIHHQSTRVGQSFVEVNCAAIPEELIESELFGHEKGAFTGATVARKGKFDQAHNGTLFLDEIGDMSLKTQAKILRILQERKFERVGGNRTIEVDVRVIAATNKNLESEIRDGHFREDLYFRLNVLPFHVPPLRERKDDISLLSNHFLNYFCSQESREIKCLSPVALQALVSYNWPGNIRELKNLIERMVIMTPEPVIEYEHLPESIKNTSDISDAEMTLGNISISSYREAKEIFEKQFLKQKLEENNWNISRTAEEIGLERSNLHRKIKAYLLDADRG, encoded by the coding sequence ATGGAAACCATACTTATAGTTGATGACGAGGAGAGCATCCGCCTCAGTCTTGAAGGTATTTTGCAGGATGAAGGCTATCGGACACTTTTTGCCGGCAACGGTGAAGATGCAATTCGAATGGCCCAGGAAGAAGACCCCGATTTAATATTGCTCGATATCTGGATGCCGGGGATAGATGGTATTGAGGCTTTGTCCAGAATTAAGGAACTCAGACCACATCAGTCAATCATCATGATGAGTGGCCATGGCAATATAGAGACCGCAGTGAAAGCGACTCACCTGGGAGCCTATGATTTTATAGAAAAACCCTTGTCTCTTGAAAAAATCCTTCTGAGCATCCAGAACGCGATGAAAGTAGGTCAGTTATTGGCTGAGAATCAGGCGTTGAAGGCTAAAATCAATAAAACACACGATATGATCGGGGCAAGTATCCCGATTCTTCGATTGAAAAAACAGATCGACATAGCCGCGCCCAGTAATGGTTGGGTACTGATCACCGGTGAAAATGGAACAGGGAAAGAACTAGTCGCCCGCGCGATTCATCATCAATCCACACGCGTTGGACAATCTTTTGTAGAAGTAAACTGTGCCGCAATTCCTGAAGAATTGATTGAATCTGAACTTTTTGGTCATGAAAAAGGGGCCTTTACCGGTGCTACAGTCGCAAGAAAGGGAAAATTTGATCAGGCCCATAATGGCACTCTTTTTCTTGATGAAATCGGAGACATGAGCCTAAAGACTCAAGCCAAAATATTACGTATTCTTCAGGAAAGGAAATTTGAAAGGGTCGGTGGCAATCGCACAATCGAGGTCGATGTACGTGTCATTGCCGCCACAAATAAAAATCTTGAATCTGAAATTCGCGATGGCCATTTTAGAGAGGATCTTTATTTCAGACTTAATGTACTCCCTTTCCACGTTCCTCCACTCAGAGAACGAAAAGATGATATCTCACTATTGTCAAATCACTTCTTAAATTATTTTTGCAGCCAGGAGAGCCGTGAAATCAAATGCCTTTCACCTGTCGCATTACAAGCTTTAGTTAGCTACAACTGGCCAGGAAATATCCGAGAATTAAAAAATTTAATTGAGCGAATGGTCATTATGACCCCTGAACCTGTGATCGAATATGAGCACCTTCCCGAATCGATAAAAAATACCTCCGATATTTCTGATGCCGAGATGACCCTTGGAAACATATCCATTTCATCATATAGAGAGGCCAAGGAAATATTCGAGAAACAATTCTTGAAACAAAAGTTAGAAGAAAATAACTGGAATATTTCTCGTACTGCCGAAGAAATCGGCCTCGAGAGGTCAAATTTACATCGTAAAATTAAAGCTTATTTACTTGATGCTGATCGGGGGTAA